From Candidatus Neomarinimicrobiota bacterium, the proteins below share one genomic window:
- the ptb gene encoding phosphate butyryltransferase, producing the protein MRFTDLYERVSAREPKNCNVVNPEADSVFEGLKQAVDKGLIRLRLFGNRTLIEEKAEKHELKVSSVYHAPSPVEAAAAAVADIREGGGDLIMKGDIPTADFMKPLLDKEKGLRTGKVLSHVAVCDTPAYPRILFAADGGINIAPDLETKREITEGTVAFAEKVLGRKPRIAFAAVIEKVNPKIPATGDAFVLAREYTERGYSAEGPIALDVILSEDAARKKGIQSQISGKVDVIIFPEITPANFMIKQMIFLEQAKAGGLILNASVPVIVLSRSDTAETKLNSIVLSLL; encoded by the coding sequence ATGAGATTTACAGATTTATATGAACGGGTTTCTGCCCGGGAACCCAAGAATTGCAATGTGGTGAATCCGGAAGCGGATTCTGTATTTGAAGGCCTTAAGCAGGCAGTAGACAAGGGGCTGATCCGGCTTCGTCTTTTTGGAAACCGGACCCTGATTGAAGAGAAAGCAGAAAAGCATGAGCTTAAGGTTTCGTCAGTTTATCATGCACCATCACCGGTTGAAGCGGCAGCCGCAGCTGTAGCCGATATCCGGGAAGGTGGAGGAGATCTGATCATGAAGGGGGATATCCCCACAGCGGATTTCATGAAGCCCCTTTTGGATAAAGAAAAAGGGCTTCGGACCGGGAAAGTTTTGTCCCATGTGGCAGTCTGTGATACACCGGCCTATCCCCGGATCCTCTTTGCAGCGGACGGGGGCATCAATATTGCGCCGGATCTGGAGACAAAGAGAGAGATTACAGAAGGGACCGTTGCTTTTGCAGAAAAGGTTTTGGGTCGTAAACCCCGCATCGCCTTTGCAGCAGTCATTGAAAAAGTGAATCCAAAAATCCCGGCTACCGGTGATGCGTTTGTATTGGCACGGGAATACACAGAAAGGGGATATTCTGCAGAAGGACCCATCGCCCTGGATGTTATCTTATCAGAAGATGCGGCCCGGAAAAAAGGGATTCAATCACAGATATCCGGGAAGGTGGATGTCATCATTTTCCCGGAGATTACTCCTGCCAATTTTATGATCAAGCAGATGATCTTTCTGGAACAGGCGAAGGCTGGCGGACTTATTCTCAATGCGTCTGTTCCCGTTATCGTATTGTCCCGTTCCGACACAGCAGAAACAAAATTAAACTCTATCGTGTTAAGCCTTTTATAG
- the rpoE_1 gene encoding RNA polymerase sigma factor RpoE has protein sequence MKNELELIEKAQNGDRKAQAQLVLRYEKKVFNLALRMMRDKEDAEDVMQETFLTALRKLHTFEGRSQFFTWLYRITMNISLQKLRDRNKGNAMVSLSDPDIESIHGQHLSEWPAFNRKLMSNEEFRKLLDNAVKELPAIYRSVFILRDLEGLSTIETQKLLDLTESNVKVRLMRARYYLRQNLQKYFQEGQFNGK, from the coding sequence GTGAAAAACGAACTTGAGCTCATTGAAAAAGCGCAGAACGGAGACCGGAAAGCCCAGGCTCAGCTCGTCCTGAGATATGAGAAAAAGGTTTTCAATCTGGCATTGCGGATGATGCGGGATAAGGAAGATGCAGAAGATGTGATGCAGGAAACCTTTCTGACAGCCCTGCGGAAACTGCATACCTTCGAAGGACGATCCCAGTTTTTTACCTGGCTTTACAGGATCACCATGAATATTTCTCTTCAGAAACTCAGGGACAGGAACAAAGGGAATGCCATGGTATCTTTGTCCGATCCGGATATTGAATCGATTCACGGACAGCACCTGTCGGAATGGCCGGCTTTCAATCGGAAGCTTATGTCCAATGAAGAGTTTCGGAAATTACTGGACAATGCCGTCAAAGAGCTCCCGGCCATTTACCGCTCCGTTTTCATTCTGAGGGATTTGGAGGGCCTATCCACCATCGAGACCCAAAAACTTCTGGATCTTACCGAATCCAATGTTAAGGTCCGCCTGATGAGGGCCCGCTATTATCTCAGACAGAATCTGCAAAAATATTTTCAGGAAGGTCAGTTCAATGGAAAATGA
- a CDS encoding glutaredoxin family protein, whose protein sequence is MEQKRVIIFTTPTCTYCRQVKRYLIEKKVRFKEVDVSRNTKAAQDMMRKSGQQGVPQLWINNRPIVGFDRPKIDKMLNLKT, encoded by the coding sequence ATGGAACAAAAACGAGTGATTATTTTTACGACCCCCACATGTACCTATTGCAGACAGGTGAAGAGGTATCTCATCGAAAAGAAAGTCCGGTTTAAAGAAGTGGATGTAAGCCGTAATACAAAAGCGGCTCAGGATATGATGCGAAAAAGCGGGCAGCAGGGAGTGCCCCAGTTATGGATAAACAACAGACCCATTGTAGGTTTTGACAGACCGAAAATAGATAAAATGTTAAATCTCAAAACATGA
- a CDS encoding co-chaperone GroES, producing the protein MKIKPLDDRVLVETAPQEEKTASGIIIPDTAKEKKHLGTVIEVGTDEELKELVKPGDKVLYGKYAGEEIKLDDKEYILLQRSDILAIIED; encoded by the coding sequence ATGAAAATCAAACCACTTGATGATCGCGTGCTTGTAGAAACAGCCCCCCAGGAAGAGAAAACAGCCAGCGGGATTATCATCCCCGATACGGCTAAAGAGAAAAAGCATCTGGGGACCGTTATTGAAGTGGGAACAGACGAAGAGTTGAAAGAACTCGTCAAACCCGGTGACAAAGTACTCTATGGAAAGTATGCGGGAGAAGAGATCAAGTTGGATGATAAGGAATATATTCTTCTCCAGCGGAGTGATATTCTTGCGATCATAGAGGACTGA
- a CDS encoding ABC transporter permease produces MRLSFILKQTFINLWTARLPALVAVFTIGISLSIVIGMGLLGYKAFTSFDLFQDKFEIEVFLYPNLNRNEITRIQNELADIHQIKMINYISKDEAARIFKEEFGEDIHDILDENPLPPSFHIKLYKQMTHPDIVENVAKRISDLQGVDDVKYHKEILILMEKYFRLITLVGTGVILALIIAMNILIRNTIKLSVYARRKQISILQQLGAGGLFIRLPYILEGILEGALGGAFAGLLLHLSFQVINFSVQYIFDISLAFSPLIWTVSIITGALMGMFSSSRAAKSFMYLFARDDY; encoded by the coding sequence ATGCGCCTTTCATTCATCCTGAAACAGACCTTCATCAATTTGTGGACCGCCCGCCTGCCCGCACTGGTAGCAGTATTTACCATTGGCATATCCCTAAGCATTGTTATTGGCATGGGACTTCTGGGGTACAAAGCCTTTACCTCTTTTGATTTATTTCAGGACAAATTTGAAATCGAAGTTTTTTTATATCCCAATCTGAACAGGAATGAAATCACGCGGATTCAGAACGAACTGGCAGACATCCATCAGATAAAAATGATCAATTACATCTCCAAGGATGAAGCCGCCCGGATTTTCAAGGAAGAATTTGGAGAGGATATCCATGATATTCTGGATGAAAATCCCCTTCCTCCTTCATTTCACATTAAACTCTACAAGCAAATGACCCATCCGGATATCGTTGAAAATGTGGCAAAACGTATTTCAGATCTCCAGGGTGTTGATGATGTAAAATATCATAAAGAAATTTTAATTTTAATGGAAAAGTATTTTCGTCTGATAACCCTTGTAGGAACCGGTGTGATTCTTGCTTTGATCATTGCCATGAACATCCTGATTCGAAACACGATTAAATTGTCTGTATATGCCCGGAGAAAACAGATATCTATTTTGCAGCAGCTGGGTGCCGGCGGTTTGTTTATCCGCCTGCCCTATATTCTCGAAGGCATTCTGGAAGGAGCCCTGGGAGGTGCTTTTGCAGGCCTTCTCCTTCACCTCTCCTTTCAGGTTATCAACTTTTCAGTCCAGTATATATTTGATATTTCCCTGGCCTTCTCACCCCTCATCTGGACTGTCTCCATCATCACCGGAGCCCTCATGGGCATGTTTTCCAGCAGCCGGGCTGCCAAAAGCTTCATGTATCTTTTCGCCAGAGATGACTACTAA
- the ftsE gene encoding cell division ATP-binding protein FtsE: MIECSKLTVNFGNGEGIRNITTRFYEGDFTLLLGPTGCGKSTLMRVMYMDILPSKGYISIRNWDSRKISKRQILKLRRGIGIIFQDFRLIENLSVFENVALPLIMTGHSRKSILERVSVILDEVGLLETWRQKAGSLSGGEKQRVAIARAIVKKPFLVLADEPTGNLDPEAANTVFELLKKINALGTSVIMATHNYTLIEDTDYRRIYMENGSLVDL; this comes from the coding sequence ATGATTGAGTGTAGCAAACTAACTGTCAATTTCGGAAACGGTGAAGGTATCCGGAATATTACTACCCGGTTTTACGAGGGAGATTTCACCCTGCTTCTGGGTCCTACAGGGTGTGGAAAATCCACCCTGATGCGTGTGATGTACATGGATATTCTGCCAAGCAAAGGGTATATCAGCATCCGAAACTGGGACAGCCGGAAAATCAGCAAGCGGCAGATACTGAAACTCCGCCGGGGTATTGGAATCATCTTTCAGGATTTCCGTCTGATTGAAAATCTGAGTGTCTTTGAAAATGTCGCCTTGCCTTTGATCATGACCGGTCACTCCCGAAAATCTATTCTCGAAAGAGTAAGCGTAATCCTCGATGAAGTGGGTCTTTTGGAAACGTGGCGTCAGAAAGCCGGTTCCCTGAGTGGCGGAGAGAAACAACGGGTTGCCATCGCCCGGGCAATTGTAAAAAAACCTTTTCTCGTTCTCGCAGATGAACCGACAGGCAATCTGGATCCGGAAGCTGCCAATACTGTTTTTGAATTATTAAAGAAAATCAATGCCCTGGGAACGTCAGTGATTATGGCCACGCATAACTACACCCTGATCGAAGATACGGATTATCGCCGAATATATATGGAAAACGGAAGCCTGGTGGATTTATAA
- a CDS encoding class I SAM-dependent methyltransferase has product MSHPLHIIPPYSRSADFYDELMADIDYEGWAEYLLDLSAELNIPTDAIIDFSCGTGTLLHHLSAKARQIRGLDISESMIQQAKTKYPKHEWLVGDMMTATMPEGFSLGINLHDSLNYIKETEVLQHYIHRMQKSCKPGQSLYFDFALPALIEKYFIHQDETKHMQNGDIVHRRHKYLKEKNLCLTYLEITHRGQRVLEIHPQRIWPFHELKEMFIGLPGQNLLFLEEFSYLEAHEHSERLLVVITHD; this is encoded by the coding sequence ATGAGTCACCCCCTTCATATCATTCCGCCTTACAGCCGGTCTGCAGATTTTTATGACGAACTTATGGCGGATATTGATTATGAAGGATGGGCGGAATATTTGTTGGATCTTTCAGCCGAACTCAATATCCCAACAGATGCCATCATCGATTTCTCCTGCGGCACAGGAACACTTTTACACCATTTATCCGCCAAAGCCCGGCAAATCCGGGGACTGGATATTTCAGAATCCATGATCCAACAGGCGAAAACAAAATATCCTAAACACGAGTGGCTTGTCGGCGATATGATGACAGCAACCATGCCCGAAGGCTTTTCGTTGGGAATCAATCTCCATGACTCTCTGAATTATATAAAAGAGACTGAGGTCTTACAGCATTATATCCATCGCATGCAAAAATCCTGCAAACCGGGTCAAAGTCTGTATTTCGATTTTGCTCTTCCGGCTCTGATTGAAAAATATTTTATCCATCAGGACGAAACAAAACACATGCAGAATGGGGATATTGTCCATCGTAGACATAAGTACCTGAAGGAAAAAAATCTATGTCTTACATATCTGGAAATCACCCATAGAGGGCAACGAGTTCTGGAAATCCATCCTCAACGGATCTGGCCTTTTCATGAATTAAAAGAAATGTTTATTGGATTACCGGGTCAGAATCTCTTATTTTTAGAGGAATTTTCGTACCTGGAGGCACATGAACATTCTGAACGGTTATTGGTTGTGATCACCCATGATTGA
- a CDS encoding calcium/sodium antiporter: MPELVQQLMLFTIGIVLLYYGADFLVRGGANIARIFGVKPMVIGLTIVAFGTSMPEFLVGTVASIKGQSDIAIGNVVGSNIANIALILGLSALFSPLIIHYKMIRKELIFLLISSLVFICFIRDGVIFWEGLLFVTILVGYTVYLALHPGEVPVTEELPEKTNSKLINIFFIVIGITGLTFGSDWLVSSAVYIAQLIKIPDIVIGMTIVAVGTSLPELAASVMAAVKKETDISVGNIIGSNLFNMFFVIGGIGLFKHVPVNPVIFTFEIPVMLGLVIILFPMIILRKGLNRYCGVILIVIYIVFNLYLYMTRQMPL; this comes from the coding sequence ATGCCTGAACTTGTACAACAACTGATGCTGTTTACCATCGGCATTGTGCTGCTATACTACGGCGCGGATTTTCTGGTCCGGGGCGGAGCCAACATCGCCCGGATTTTTGGGGTAAAACCCATGGTTATCGGGCTTACTATTGTGGCATTCGGAACTTCCATGCCTGAATTTCTGGTAGGGACCGTGGCATCCATCAAGGGACAATCGGATATTGCCATCGGGAATGTGGTGGGGAGCAATATCGCCAACATCGCCTTGATTTTGGGACTTTCTGCACTCTTCTCGCCCCTGATCATACACTACAAGATGATCCGTAAAGAACTCATCTTCCTTCTTATTTCATCTCTTGTTTTTATATGCTTTATCCGTGACGGTGTGATTTTCTGGGAAGGTCTTCTTTTTGTGACAATTCTTGTCGGATATACAGTCTATCTGGCCTTGCATCCCGGAGAGGTTCCGGTTACCGAAGAACTGCCGGAAAAAACAAATTCGAAATTGATCAACATATTCTTTATCGTCATCGGTATAACGGGGCTTACTTTCGGTTCAGACTGGCTGGTAAGCTCTGCTGTCTACATTGCACAGCTCATAAAAATTCCGGATATCGTCATTGGGATGACCATCGTGGCTGTGGGTACTTCTCTTCCGGAACTGGCTGCCAGTGTCATGGCGGCGGTGAAAAAAGAGACGGATATTTCCGTAGGGAACATCATCGGGTCCAATTTATTCAACATGTTTTTTGTCATCGGCGGTATTGGTCTTTTTAAACATGTCCCTGTTAACCCCGTCATTTTTACTTTTGAAATCCCGGTAATGCTGGGTCTGGTGATTATTCTTTTTCCCATGATTATCCTGCGGAAAGGATTGAACCGGTATTGCGGAGTAATTCTGATAGTCATTTATATCGTATTTAATCTCTACCTGTATATGACCCGGCAAATGCCCCTATGA
- the nadD gene encoding nicotinate-nucleotide adenylyltransferase — MKLCLYGGSFDPVHNGHLYYARKTQEQLAPDRIILMPANRSPFKEKNPTAGIHRLEMLKRAFTDMENIQISTWELEKPGPSYTIDTVRHLISLYDTVKKLYILAGMDQMAEIEKWKNIEEMLSFGVSFAVFPRKGYSFSDIHPDFRPYCVLIDGPVVEISASDLREKIRKSEDVSGLIPSSVLNYIQENKLYIHA, encoded by the coding sequence ATGAAGCTCTGTTTATATGGTGGATCCTTTGATCCCGTACACAACGGTCACCTTTATTATGCCCGCAAGACACAGGAACAACTGGCACCGGACCGGATCATTCTAATGCCTGCAAACCGCTCTCCTTTTAAAGAAAAAAATCCAACCGCAGGAATCCACCGGCTGGAAATGCTCAAACGGGCTTTTACGGATATGGAAAACATCCAAATCAGCACCTGGGAACTGGAAAAACCCGGCCCATCTTACACAATTGATACAGTGCGCCATCTGATATCCCTTTATGATACCGTTAAAAAATTATACATTCTCGCCGGTATGGATCAGATGGCTGAAATTGAGAAATGGAAAAATATTGAAGAGATGCTGTCATTCGGTGTCTCTTTTGCCGTTTTTCCCAGAAAAGGCTACTCTTTTTCAGATATTCATCCCGATTTTCGTCCCTATTGTGTTTTGATTGACGGACCTGTTGTGGAAATCAGTGCTTCTGACCTGCGTGAAAAAATCCGAAAGAGTGAAGATGTGTCAGGACTGATTCCTTCCTCCGTTTTAAACTATATTCAGGAAAACAAACTTTATATTCATGCCTGA
- the bamD gene encoding outer membrane protein assembly factor BamD has translation MKSYKQTFLFFSVTLLILWGCSGSKTVETGSFLQRYEKGSQLYEDEKYYKAIDHLTFVVYNAPGSDIADDAQFKLAKSHYYLKEYLVAIDEFQRLLLRWPASDLAEEADFMIGECYFELSPVYQRDQTYTYDAIQQYQDFIDTYPHSKFRKQAEERIQTCRLKLAKKVFDAGELYMILREWKAAIITFEEIINKYYDTPLYQPTLLNMAECYKKIGDVEKLSEIYGEIDKTKLESPQDRLRYNSLMDTPD, from the coding sequence ATGAAATCTTACAAACAAACTTTTCTTTTCTTCTCCGTCACCCTTCTCATCCTGTGGGGATGTTCCGGTTCCAAAACCGTTGAAACCGGTTCCTTTTTGCAGCGATATGAAAAAGGGAGTCAGCTCTATGAGGATGAAAAATATTACAAAGCGATCGACCATTTGACATTTGTGGTTTACAACGCACCCGGGAGCGACATTGCCGATGACGCCCAATTCAAGCTGGCAAAATCCCATTATTATTTAAAAGAATATTTGGTGGCCATCGACGAATTTCAACGGTTATTGCTTCGTTGGCCGGCCAGTGATCTGGCTGAAGAAGCGGATTTCATGATCGGTGAATGCTATTTTGAACTATCCCCTGTCTATCAAAGGGATCAAACCTATACGTATGATGCCATTCAGCAGTATCAGGATTTCATCGATACATACCCCCACAGCAAATTCCGGAAACAGGCTGAAGAACGGATTCAGACATGTCGTTTGAAACTGGCCAAAAAAGTATTTGATGCCGGTGAACTGTATATGATTCTACGGGAATGGAAAGCAGCAATCATCACCTTTGAAGAAATTATCAATAAATATTACGATACACCCCTGTATCAACCCACCCTGCTGAATATGGCAGAATGCTACAAGAAGATCGGAGATGTGGAGAAACTGTCAGAAATATATGGAGAAATCGACAAAACCAAACTGGAATCACCTCAGGACAGGCTCCGCTACAATTCCCTGATGGACACCCCGGACTGA